A stretch of Mesoplodon densirostris isolate mMesDen1 chromosome 9, mMesDen1 primary haplotype, whole genome shotgun sequence DNA encodes these proteins:
- the LOC132495818 gene encoding putative DBH-like monooxygenase protein 2 — MVCPHKPRALNPEVCCRESQLWDLDDERKGGWERAGSPISWPPSPFVLIPKCDWDQSVSDTPVISSLGSGSSRLVPPQAPPSGLGQAPVLGQNNHLGLTSRLRYSTFLDPSNVIFLHWDFDLEAEIITFELQVQTAGWVGLGITSRYTRVGSNLVVGGVSPDGNVYFSNQHLVDEDALEEDGSQDAELQALTEDAVYTTMRFSRPFRSCDPQDQDVTSDTVRVLAAYGPDDTLKLDWECTSVKSIFLLQIVHPDVPEDTIIHDLEITDFLIPEDDTTYACTFFPLSIVSKKHHIYKFEPKLIHHKETMVHHILVYACGNASVLPKGISDCYGADPASSLCSQIIVGWAVGGTSYQFPGDGGISTGMPLDPQWVRLEIHYSNLHSLPGEHLEHLRESGGEAG; from the exons ATGGTGTGTCCTCACAAGCCTCGTGCACTTAATCCTGAGGTTTGCTGCCGAGAGAGTCAACTCTGGGATTTGGATGATGAAAGGAaagggggctgggagag GGCTGGCAGTCCTATCTCCTGGCCCCCTTCTCCATTTGTCTTAATCCCCAAGTGCGATTGGGATCAGAGTGTCTCTGACACCCCTGTTATCTCCTCCCTGGGCTCCGGTTCCTCAAGGTTGGTGCCTCCCCAGGCTCCACCCTCTGGCCTTGGCCAGGCTCCCGTCCTGGGCCAAA ACAACCACCTGGGCCTCACATCACGTCTGCGTTATTCCACGTTCCTAGATCCTTCTAATGTCATTTTCCTGCACTGGGACTTTGACCTTGAGGCTGAGATCATCACTTTTGAGCTCCAGGTCCAGACAGCTGGCTGGGTGGGCTTGGGTATCACAAGTCGCTACACCAGAGTGGGAAGCAATCTGGTTGTTGGAGGAGTCTCGCCGGACGGCAATGTCTATTTCTCA AATCAGCACCTGGTGGATGAAGACGCTCTGGAGGAGGATGGGAGCCAGGACGCAGAGCTGCAGGCACTGACAGAAGACGCCGTCTATACCACCATGCGCTTCTCCAGGCCCTTCCGCTCCTGTGACCCTCAAGACCAAGACGTCACT AGTGACACTGTGAGGGTGCTTGCCGCCTACGGCCCAGATGACACTCTGAAGCTGGATTGGGAGTGTACTTCTGTGAAGTCCATCTTCCTGCTCCAAATTGTCCACCCCGATGTCCCCGAGGACACCATCATCCATGACTTGGAGATCACTGAT TTCCTCATCCCAGAGGATGACACCACATATGCCTGcaccttcttccctctctccatcgTTAGCAAGAAGCACCATATCTACAAG TTTGAGCCCAAGTTGATCCATCACAAGGAGACGATGGTGCACCACATCCTGGTGTATGCCTGCGGCAATGCCAGTGTTCTCCCCAAGGGCATCAGCGACTGCTACGGGGCCGACCCCGCCTCCTCCCTCTGCTCGCAGATCATCGTGGGCTGGGCTGTCGGGGGCACA AGTTACCAGTTTCCAGGTGACGGGGGTATCTCTACTGGGATGCCTTTGGACCCCCAGTGGGTCCGACTGGAGATTCACTACAGCAATTTGCACAGTCTTCCTGGTGAGCACCTAGAGCATTTACGGGAGAGCGGCGGTGAGGCTGGATGA